The following are encoded together in the Capsulimonas corticalis genome:
- a CDS encoding carbohydrate binding domain-containing protein, protein MRNSLILCAAFFATGAASATALAAAPSVTAPNWIKMPLLSPAGKKAGVFPGGEGAQWPRNPIAVSPADPNFLLLPIDVGGLYRSMDGGKTWNIAMVGWDARGANAFAIDPKNAKHVLGVGSNSMNWQDGWGPSPNGLYLSKDKAASWKHVLARDEGVTGAVAWDPSSYDKAKGECTRAYYNGYGIGLHRSDDGGETWREVSAPNVTAPARDWTQGPNGTGLLRVDAQGGIYTVGAEGAFRSTDGGKTFAHIRKGEVDGLDITSDGAIVICSSQGVFISHDRGDSFTMLAGKGLEARGSGSINGIVVSPADPKRMICWLVPISPYTKPDFDWPRYVSWDGGATWTRARTDNTLAELPPNGRQGYTTWSPKDPNVAWGIGGDWATISTDGGKSFRWSNNGYNGVMLGATFNFSPHAPGTVFLGFQDYNGAFTKDGGATWNYRDVSGKGWGGHEYAALAVDESLMISGDADSWGTPRQLHVSRDGGTTFTTIKGADGKPMEFHGSDVTFADPADGNVCFASDIRSADHGATWARMDGCDGVFTANPVTNVLYGRKGESVVRSSDHGATWTKVADIAGGLVDLALDHKTGRIYAASQDRLKVYDGTGWTTLETPKDQYGHERVWTVAVDPQQPSVVYVGAPQNTYASAATVCRSTDGGKTWRNLTVTTPLPAGASGGPHEVSCIRVNPKTREAWLNGECYGMWRIAPPAPGAQGVSAALASAPAIVAAPKSTDAPMHSLAVSNGGMESGTNAPEGWAVTWTGSGSLALARDTSEHHAGAASLRLASVGGAAKGQVSQILEAAPDMTFTVSGWVKSQGGATVNVAVQPMNAAWTPIAFFQTGYVQGDAGWTYFEKKVTLPKDTARFGLVLLLDGQGTAWLDDVSVEAL, encoded by the coding sequence ATGAGAAATTCACTGATATTGTGCGCCGCATTTTTTGCGACGGGCGCCGCCTCGGCCACGGCTCTCGCGGCCGCCCCCAGCGTTACTGCCCCCAACTGGATCAAGATGCCGCTGCTTTCGCCGGCGGGGAAAAAAGCTGGCGTCTTTCCCGGCGGGGAAGGCGCGCAGTGGCCGCGCAATCCCATCGCCGTCAGTCCCGCCGATCCGAACTTTCTGCTGCTGCCTATCGATGTCGGCGGTTTGTATCGATCGATGGACGGCGGCAAAACTTGGAATATCGCCATGGTCGGCTGGGATGCGCGCGGAGCCAACGCCTTCGCCATCGATCCGAAGAACGCGAAGCATGTTCTGGGCGTCGGATCCAACTCCATGAACTGGCAGGACGGCTGGGGGCCCTCGCCCAACGGTCTTTATCTGTCGAAAGATAAGGCGGCCTCGTGGAAGCATGTGCTGGCGAGGGACGAAGGCGTGACCGGGGCGGTCGCCTGGGACCCGAGCTCCTACGACAAGGCGAAGGGCGAATGCACGCGCGCCTATTACAATGGGTACGGAATCGGCCTGCATCGCAGTGACGACGGCGGCGAAACCTGGCGCGAGGTCAGCGCTCCCAATGTCACGGCCCCGGCGCGCGACTGGACCCAGGGACCCAATGGAACCGGGCTGCTGCGCGTGGACGCGCAGGGCGGAATCTACACCGTCGGCGCGGAGGGCGCGTTCCGAAGCACGGACGGAGGTAAGACGTTCGCGCATATCCGCAAGGGGGAAGTGGATGGGCTGGACATCACTTCGGATGGCGCGATCGTGATTTGCAGCTCGCAGGGCGTCTTTATTTCTCACGATCGCGGAGACAGCTTCACGATGCTGGCCGGCAAGGGATTGGAAGCGCGCGGAAGCGGATCGATCAACGGAATCGTGGTCAGTCCCGCTGACCCGAAGCGGATGATATGCTGGCTCGTGCCGATCAGTCCCTATACCAAGCCCGATTTCGATTGGCCGCGCTATGTGTCCTGGGATGGCGGCGCGACCTGGACCCGGGCGCGCACGGATAATACGCTTGCGGAGCTGCCGCCCAACGGCCGGCAGGGCTATACGACATGGAGCCCAAAAGACCCGAATGTGGCGTGGGGAATTGGCGGTGACTGGGCGACGATCTCTACCGACGGCGGCAAGAGCTTCCGCTGGTCCAACAACGGTTACAACGGCGTGATGCTCGGGGCCACCTTTAACTTCAGCCCGCATGCGCCCGGCACGGTGTTTCTCGGCTTTCAAGATTACAACGGCGCGTTCACCAAAGACGGCGGCGCCACCTGGAATTACCGGGACGTTTCCGGCAAGGGGTGGGGCGGTCACGAATACGCCGCGCTCGCCGTGGACGAATCGCTGATGATCTCCGGCGACGCGGACTCCTGGGGAACGCCGCGCCAGCTGCATGTTTCGCGCGATGGCGGAACGACCTTTACGACAATCAAAGGCGCTGACGGCAAGCCGATGGAGTTCCATGGCTCGGATGTCACCTTCGCCGATCCCGCCGATGGGAATGTCTGTTTCGCGTCGGATATCCGCTCGGCGGATCATGGCGCCACATGGGCGCGCATGGACGGATGCGATGGCGTCTTTACCGCCAATCCCGTGACGAATGTCCTGTACGGCCGAAAAGGCGAATCAGTCGTGCGCTCGTCGGACCACGGCGCCACGTGGACCAAGGTCGCCGATATTGCGGGCGGCCTCGTCGATCTGGCCCTGGATCACAAGACGGGAAGGATCTACGCGGCTTCGCAGGACCGTTTGAAGGTGTATGACGGGACCGGGTGGACGACGCTGGAGACGCCCAAGGATCAGTACGGCCACGAGCGGGTGTGGACGGTGGCGGTGGATCCGCAGCAGCCTTCCGTGGTCTATGTCGGCGCCCCGCAGAACACCTACGCCAGCGCGGCTACGGTCTGCCGGTCCACGGACGGCGGAAAGACCTGGCGGAACCTGACCGTGACGACGCCGCTGCCGGCCGGCGCCAGCGGCGGCCCGCATGAAGTCTCCTGCATCCGCGTGAACCCGAAGACACGCGAAGCCTGGCTGAACGGCGAGTGTTACGGCATGTGGAGGATTGCGCCGCCGGCTCCCGGCGCTCAGGGCGTTTCCGCCGCGCTTGCCTCGGCTCCTGCGATCGTCGCGGCGCCGAAATCCACGGACGCGCCGATGCATTCCCTGGCGGTGTCGAACGGCGGCATGGAGAGCGGGACGAATGCGCCGGAGGGATGGGCGGTCACATGGACCGGCTCCGGCAGCCTTGCGCTGGCCCGGGACACCTCCGAGCATCACGCCGGCGCGGCCTCGCTTCGGCTCGCCAGCGTCGGCGGCGCCGCGAAGGGGCAGGTGTCCCAGATCCTGGAGGCCGCGCCGGACATGACGTTTACCGTCTCCGGCTGGGTCAAGTCTCAGGGCGGCGCGACGGTCAATGTCGCGGTGCAGCCGATGAACGCCGCATGGACTCCCATCGCCTTCTTCCAGACAGGGTACGTTCAGGGCGATGCCGGCTGGACCTATTTCGAAAAGAAAGTCACGCTGCCCAAGGATACGGCGCGCTTCGGCCTGGTCCTTTTGCTGGACGGTCAGGGAACGGCCTGGCTCGACGATGTTTCCGTGGAGGCGCTATGA
- a CDS encoding DUF1559 domain-containing protein, producing the protein MKRQGFTLIELLVVIAIIAILAAILFPVFAQAREKARAIACLSNVKQMGLAMMQYVQDNDEKFPTSGTYWTTTNPYTDWLDIIQPYTTSRLLAQCPDAPRRADAYGFSDPLSLQSIAKVTTPSNTVLVAEAVQPSWGGAYSQVNMNIKFAAWTHPDGTPETDFWGSPNPNDILVSDGNAGSGGPCTQPFKDGIDNDTSVNWGCPCGPQNVALRHQGGANIVWADGHAKWTRRQAFTLQQFEYTLQP; encoded by the coding sequence ATGAAACGGCAAGGCTTTACACTCATTGAACTGCTCGTTGTTATCGCTATAATTGCGATACTGGCTGCGATCCTCTTCCCAGTCTTCGCTCAGGCTCGTGAAAAAGCCCGTGCGATCGCGTGCTTGTCTAACGTCAAGCAAATGGGACTCGCCATGATGCAATACGTGCAGGATAACGACGAGAAGTTTCCCACATCGGGGACGTATTGGACAACCACGAATCCGTATACGGATTGGCTCGACATCATTCAGCCATACACTACTTCCCGGCTATTAGCCCAGTGCCCCGACGCGCCGCGCCGCGCGGACGCTTATGGGTTCAGCGATCCGCTGAGCCTGCAATCGATCGCGAAAGTCACCACGCCCTCCAACACCGTCCTTGTCGCCGAAGCCGTGCAGCCGTCATGGGGCGGGGCGTACTCGCAGGTCAACATGAATATCAAATTCGCGGCCTGGACGCATCCGGATGGCACTCCCGAAACGGACTTCTGGGGCAGCCCAAATCCGAACGATATCCTGGTGAGCGATGGAAACGCGGGCAGCGGCGGCCCGTGCACGCAGCCCTTCAAAGATGGGATCGATAACGATACTTCGGTAAACTGGGGATGCCCTTGCGGTCCGCAGAATGTTGCCTTGCGGCATCAGGGCGGCGCGAACATTGTCTGGGCGGACGGTCACGCCAAATGGACGCGCCGGCAGGCGTTTACGCTTCAGCAGTTCGAATATACTCTGCAGCCATAA
- a CDS encoding LacI family DNA-binding transcriptional regulator, which produces MAVRLKDVADRAGVSVSAVSNILSGYSKSRIKPETQERVRQVALEMGYRPSAVARALVRRQTDTLGVVLPPTSQAPLRDPFFSAVLEGVLQAATTRGRDTMVFTAHPTSSTQERLGKLCDGRCDGLIVLYQPSENDILTELLNLSVPFVLTSDWREDPRLFCVDVEHHESMRAMTEYLIGLGHRRLALLSSNIGYYVGPRIAGYQEALTRQGIPADPRFLISDLIPWDPSTVLRAVAALMMLPIDQRPTALLCTNDSLAAIVISALSRVGLRVPEDISVTGFNDDSSAVRQHPSLTTIAQPYETIGGCAIDLVQTQLDDPATPPQRLRLPTKLVIRESTAPAK; this is translated from the coding sequence ATGGCGGTGAGATTGAAGGATGTTGCGGACCGGGCGGGGGTGTCCGTGTCGGCGGTTTCCAACATCCTGAGCGGATACTCGAAATCCCGGATCAAGCCGGAGACGCAGGAACGGGTCCGCCAGGTGGCCCTCGAAATGGGGTACCGGCCCAGCGCCGTCGCCCGTGCGCTGGTGCGGCGTCAGACCGACACGCTCGGCGTCGTTTTGCCCCCGACCAGCCAGGCGCCGCTGCGCGATCCATTCTTCAGCGCCGTGCTCGAAGGAGTCCTCCAGGCGGCGACGACGCGCGGGCGCGACACGATGGTCTTCACGGCTCACCCAACGTCGAGCACGCAGGAGCGCCTGGGCAAGCTCTGCGATGGCCGATGCGACGGCCTGATCGTCCTCTACCAGCCCTCCGAAAATGATATCCTCACCGAGCTGCTCAATCTCTCGGTCCCGTTTGTCCTGACAAGCGACTGGCGCGAGGATCCGCGCCTGTTCTGCGTGGATGTGGAGCACCATGAGTCCATGCGAGCCATGACCGAGTATCTGATCGGCCTCGGGCATCGGCGACTGGCGCTTCTTAGCTCGAATATCGGTTACTATGTCGGCCCGCGCATCGCGGGGTATCAGGAAGCGCTGACGCGGCAGGGAATACCCGCCGATCCGCGTTTTCTCATCTCCGACCTTATCCCATGGGACCCGAGCACAGTGCTGCGGGCCGTGGCCGCGCTGATGATGCTTCCGATCGATCAGCGCCCGACCGCGCTGCTCTGCACCAACGACAGCCTCGCGGCGATCGTGATTTCTGCCCTTAGCCGTGTCGGCCTGCGCGTGCCGGAGGACATCTCCGTGACCGGCTTCAACGACGACAGCAGCGCCGTGCGCCAGCACCCATCGCTGACGACGATCGCTCAGCCGTATGAAACGATCGGCGGCTGCGCCATCGATCTCGTGCAAACCCAGCTCGACGATCCCGCGACGCCGCCGCAGCGGCTGCGTCTTCCGACGAAGCTTGTGATCCGCGAATCGACGGCTCCGGCAAAGTAG
- a CDS encoding alpha-galactosidase: protein MITNDQITIDIPNQPGRLWRLTVHASGRDFEFAPPVFEVDGRLVTAMGRLASVGAPVVLPNGVAEYIWDAPIEGHLGLTLRATFRVAPGSPVVRFRYELRADAPVRLTKETGRDNLTYLAVSFGQMHEITEVRLAEFNEMAHSFCLSEREVLPPDFENGQRLIGPILVGSDETSTLLIAYEHGSQVPDAFLSYDLAPDRSAALRAVKGSYCAGRIVDDARPHGTPWLHAAAIDGDADAMAAAYREFILHHMTVNAASRRPDIFYNTWNFQERNKAWYGKAYLDSITQERMLAEIDVAHNMGVDVFVIDTGWYEKTGDWRVNRSRFPDGLRAVKEKLDEYGMTLGLWFNPTVAAVSSQMRRDHDDCLMTIGGKPQDPQPVWESEESQGLCLVSRYWEAFADELIRLHREVGVTYFKWDAIGQYGCDDPGHFHGGPDNTPKERADSYAFQQVDYMSRVVNKLCAACPEAVVDFDITEGGRSVGLSFLAAGKYFLINNGPYNTNYDMPVPADGNVNLFFYPGPARAWICRTPLTYDKWIPSVLFLTHYLPDDIYEKYGWRGSKTVTSDVNQWISLASLVLGHNGIWGDLLSISQAGVARFGEALAVYKQIRDDITAAPLIRTGLPGGSPEIYEKIAPNGQGVVSIFASTAGVYHYITRAIAAPGSWSNDGVAVRMDAEGHAVITATFTEEGAKLVFLREG from the coding sequence ATGATCACCAATGACCAGATTACGATCGACATTCCCAATCAACCCGGCCGCCTGTGGCGCCTTACCGTCCATGCCAGCGGACGCGACTTCGAGTTCGCGCCGCCGGTCTTTGAGGTCGATGGCCGCTTGGTGACGGCGATGGGGAGGTTGGCTTCCGTCGGCGCGCCCGTCGTTTTGCCCAATGGAGTCGCCGAGTACATCTGGGACGCGCCCATCGAAGGACATTTGGGCTTGACGCTCCGCGCGACATTTCGTGTCGCCCCAGGCAGCCCCGTCGTACGATTCCGCTATGAACTGCGCGCCGACGCCCCCGTGCGGCTGACGAAAGAAACGGGGCGCGACAATCTGACGTATCTTGCGGTGTCATTTGGGCAGATGCATGAGATCACCGAGGTTCGTTTGGCCGAGTTCAACGAGATGGCGCACTCGTTTTGTTTGAGCGAGCGGGAAGTCCTGCCGCCTGACTTTGAGAACGGTCAGCGTTTGATCGGACCGATCCTGGTCGGCTCGGATGAGACGTCCACGCTTTTGATCGCTTATGAACACGGCTCGCAGGTTCCGGACGCGTTTCTGTCTTACGACCTTGCGCCCGACCGCTCGGCGGCGCTGCGGGCGGTCAAGGGCAGCTACTGCGCGGGGCGGATCGTGGACGACGCGCGGCCACACGGAACGCCCTGGCTGCATGCCGCCGCGATTGATGGCGACGCCGACGCGATGGCGGCGGCCTACCGAGAGTTCATCCTGCATCATATGACGGTGAACGCGGCGAGCCGTCGGCCGGATATCTTCTACAACACCTGGAACTTCCAGGAGCGCAACAAGGCGTGGTATGGCAAGGCTTATCTCGATTCGATCACGCAGGAGCGGATGCTGGCGGAGATCGATGTCGCGCACAACATGGGCGTCGATGTCTTCGTCATCGATACGGGCTGGTATGAGAAGACAGGGGACTGGCGCGTGAATCGGAGTCGATTTCCCGATGGTCTGCGCGCCGTCAAAGAGAAGCTGGACGAATATGGAATGACGCTGGGATTGTGGTTCAACCCGACTGTCGCCGCCGTCTCATCGCAAATGCGGCGCGACCATGACGATTGCCTGATGACTATCGGCGGCAAACCGCAAGATCCGCAGCCGGTGTGGGAGAGTGAGGAGAGCCAGGGCTTGTGCCTGGTCAGCCGCTACTGGGAAGCGTTTGCCGATGAGTTGATTCGCCTCCATCGCGAGGTCGGCGTCACCTACTTCAAGTGGGACGCCATCGGGCAATATGGCTGCGACGATCCTGGTCACTTCCATGGCGGCCCGGACAATACGCCGAAGGAGCGCGCGGACAGCTACGCCTTCCAGCAGGTCGATTATATGTCCCGCGTGGTGAACAAGCTCTGCGCCGCGTGCCCGGAAGCCGTGGTCGATTTTGATATCACCGAAGGCGGCCGCTCGGTCGGACTGAGCTTTCTGGCGGCGGGGAAATATTTTCTGATCAACAACGGTCCTTATAACACAAACTACGACATGCCGGTCCCCGCCGACGGCAACGTCAATCTGTTCTTCTATCCCGGCCCCGCCCGCGCCTGGATCTGCCGCACGCCGCTCACTTACGACAAGTGGATTCCCAGCGTTCTGTTCCTGACCCACTACCTGCCCGACGACATTTACGAGAAGTACGGCTGGCGCGGTTCGAAAACCGTGACGAGCGATGTGAATCAGTGGATCAGTTTGGCCTCGCTCGTGCTCGGACACAACGGGATCTGGGGAGATCTTCTGAGCATCTCGCAAGCCGGCGTCGCGCGCTTTGGCGAAGCGCTCGCCGTCTACAAGCAGATCCGCGACGATATCACCGCCGCGCCGCTGATCCGCACAGGATTGCCGGGCGGCAGCCCCGAGATCTACGAAAAGATCGCGCCAAACGGACAAGGCGTCGTCAGCATCTTCGCCTCCACCGCCGGCGTCTACCACTATATTACGCGCGCGATTGCCGCGCCCGGCTCCTGGAGCAACGACGGCGTCGCCGTGCGTATGGACGCCGAAGGACATGCTGTGATTACTGCGACCTTTACAGAAGAAGGCGCAAAGCTCGTTTTTTTGAGAGAGGGATAA
- a CDS encoding DUF4380 domain-containing protein, with the protein MMTLRRTALRLASIATTFSVLCAPANAAHRGAAAAASRSLVRVELISFRGWSDVYRITNGTADLIVAPGIGRILDYRLTGQPATNPLWINPALAGQSAAVMPGDWANFGGEKIWPSPQSDWPGHQHQSGEWPPDRQFECGPYSVSRLPNGIRLTGPWVKNYGLRVVRDITMDPRGASVHLSQRFIKSAGAADTYRIGVWSIAQTRPDAFVTIPLSPNSRFPKGYIALTPGAHGDPNWRVAGRTLQIHHVNHVDNKLGVDNPANRLSARYPSSPSRDTVFTIQFGSRTQGAYPDHGSSIEVYNRGDPAVAYLELEALSPLSAPGPGQSVDQEATWRLQTTARRRAHSR; encoded by the coding sequence ATGATGACCCTCCGACGCACCGCGCTGCGTCTCGCATCGATCGCGACGACGTTTTCGGTCCTGTGCGCTCCTGCAAACGCCGCCCATCGCGGCGCGGCGGCCGCCGCATCTCGCTCCTTGGTCCGCGTCGAATTGATCTCGTTCCGAGGATGGAGCGACGTGTATCGGATCACGAACGGGACGGCCGACCTGATCGTGGCGCCGGGAATCGGCCGTATTCTTGACTATCGCCTCACCGGGCAGCCGGCCACGAACCCACTGTGGATCAACCCGGCCCTGGCCGGGCAATCCGCCGCGGTCATGCCCGGCGACTGGGCGAACTTTGGCGGCGAAAAAATCTGGCCTTCGCCGCAGAGCGATTGGCCCGGACATCAGCATCAAAGCGGGGAATGGCCCCCGGACCGCCAGTTCGAATGCGGCCCCTACAGCGTCAGCCGCCTCCCAAATGGGATCCGCCTTACCGGGCCCTGGGTGAAAAACTACGGCCTGCGCGTCGTGCGCGACATCACCATGGACCCGCGCGGGGCGAGCGTTCACCTATCCCAGCGCTTCATTAAGAGCGCCGGCGCCGCGGACACATATCGCATCGGGGTGTGGAGCATCGCGCAGACGCGCCCCGACGCCTTCGTGACCATTCCTCTCAGTCCAAATAGCCGCTTTCCCAAGGGATATATCGCTTTGACGCCGGGCGCGCACGGCGATCCGAATTGGCGCGTGGCCGGGCGCACGCTTCAGATCCATCACGTCAATCATGTCGACAATAAGCTGGGCGTGGATAACCCCGCGAACCGGCTCTCGGCGCGTTATCCAAGCAGTCCGTCCCGCGACACGGTCTTTACGATCCAGTTCGGCTCCCGGACGCAAGGCGCCTACCCGGATCATGGATCCAGCATCGAAGTATACAATCGGGGCGATCCCGCTGTCGCGTATCTGGAGCTGGAGGCGCTCAGTCCGCTGTCCGCTCCTGGGCCGGGGCAATCGGTCGATCAGGAAGCCACCTGGCGCCTGCAAACCACGGCGCGGCGGCGGGCGCATTCCCGGTGA
- a CDS encoding LacI family DNA-binding transcriptional regulator: protein MQSSIRDVAARAGVSLATVSRVLNSKSTAQIAPTTRERVERAAAELSYHPSAVARALVRQQSDTFGVLLPPTPTSPLRHPHFSALLDGVLEAATESEMDVMVFTAHPSGTDQAYLAKLTDGRCDGLLMFFQPPDSGLIPMLLERNAPCILVGDWREDPRLPCVDVENFEAMRQMTQYLLGLGHRRIALLSSEKQFYYIPPRLAGFRQAFLEHGAAAEESLIFTGALPWDAMTVAGPVNAMLALPAEKRPTAVCCTSDDIASLVTTTLHQRGVRVPEDMSVTGFNDDAFAIRQHPTLTSMRQPYEAIGASAIAMLQERLRDPSAPAKKLELPAELIVRGSTGPPP from the coding sequence ATGCAGAGTTCCATTCGAGATGTCGCCGCGCGAGCCGGAGTTTCTCTGGCGACCGTGAGCCGGGTTCTGAACAGCAAGTCGACCGCGCAGATCGCCCCCACCACGCGGGAGCGGGTGGAGCGTGCGGCGGCGGAGCTCAGCTACCATCCCAGCGCGGTGGCGCGGGCGCTGGTGCGTCAGCAAAGCGACACCTTTGGCGTGCTGCTGCCGCCGACGCCGACCTCGCCGCTGCGCCACCCGCATTTCAGCGCGCTGCTGGATGGCGTTCTGGAGGCCGCCACTGAGAGCGAGATGGACGTGATGGTCTTCACGGCGCATCCGTCCGGGACCGATCAGGCTTACCTCGCCAAGCTGACCGACGGGCGATGCGACGGCTTGCTGATGTTTTTTCAGCCTCCAGACAGCGGGTTGATCCCGATGCTTTTGGAAAGAAACGCGCCGTGTATCCTGGTGGGGGATTGGCGTGAGGATCCGCGCCTGCCCTGTGTGGATGTCGAGAACTTTGAGGCCATGCGTCAGATGACGCAGTACCTGCTCGGCCTGGGCCATCGGCGGATCGCTCTGCTGAGCTCGGAGAAGCAGTTTTATTATATTCCTCCGCGTCTCGCCGGCTTCCGGCAGGCGTTTCTGGAGCACGGCGCGGCGGCGGAGGAATCGCTGATCTTTACCGGAGCTCTGCCCTGGGACGCCATGACTGTCGCCGGGCCGGTAAACGCCATGCTGGCGCTGCCCGCCGAAAAGCGGCCCACCGCCGTTTGCTGTACGAGCGACGACATCGCATCGCTGGTGACGACCACGCTCCATCAGCGCGGAGTGCGAGTGCCGGAGGATATGTCGGTGACGGGGTTCAACGATGACGCCTTCGCCATACGCCAGCATCCGACCCTGACGTCGATGCGCCAGCCGTACGAAGCAATCGGCGCGAGCGCGATCGCCATGCTACAGGAACGACTGCGGGACCCTTCGGCTCCGGCGAAAAAATTGGAACTGCCCGCCGAGCTTATCGTGCGCGGCTCGACCGGCCCGCCTCCTTAG
- a CDS encoding RICIN domain-containing protein, translating into MTTTLKNSDQKSRRHKSAWIAMGAAALALGPMGAAQASAAFSGADSHVVYQGRTVPFNDQYSPDGKAVKFYWEGTEIHIKFHGSTTFRMNLRVSEDRDGSGNLLVPGFAVPFCYILDGTPLTNSNGSLRQDSILTLGDTQTVATGLSTGTHTLVIRDNGDTASQSWLESIVLDNGAALDQADPLPNRRIEFYGDSTTFASPLSGPNVPGPNDDPNDDQFWTASSYNAYTGQTGRNLNADYRIIGKGGIGVSYGAAGTPMLSVWNRLAFSTAEPLYDLTQWTPDVVVVGLGQNDKSFIGQGGSYDVAYTKFVADYLTQVRNLRTAYPNAVIVCMNTTMTDPTFFVSQDGINGPFTHLQTDSEFATARTNGKLLVHTFTQQGFGFHPKAIQHKLMADSLTQWISNATGWSAAAVSANIANGIYALTPSCATACRLDDSAGGTTNGSNVQIWTNNGLNPQRWYFTRLSDGYYKITSQQATGLCVDVSNSGTTDGTNVQLYADNGTSAQEWLVTDTGSGTYKLSPKCAPGACLDVSNASSAAGTNVQIWTDNGTNAQRWTFTAY; encoded by the coding sequence ATGACAACAACTCTCAAAAACTCCGATCAGAAAAGCCGGAGACACAAATCGGCGTGGATCGCGATGGGCGCGGCTGCGCTTGCCCTGGGACCGATGGGCGCGGCGCAGGCAAGCGCCGCATTCAGCGGGGCGGATTCTCATGTCGTCTACCAGGGGCGCACGGTTCCCTTCAACGATCAGTACAGTCCCGACGGCAAGGCCGTGAAGTTCTACTGGGAAGGGACGGAGATCCATATCAAATTTCACGGCAGTACGACGTTCCGAATGAACCTGCGCGTCTCGGAGGATCGGGACGGGAGCGGCAACCTGCTCGTCCCCGGCTTCGCCGTTCCCTTCTGCTACATTCTCGACGGAACGCCGCTGACCAACAGTAACGGCTCCCTGCGCCAGGACAGTATCCTGACGCTTGGCGATACCCAAACGGTCGCCACGGGACTCTCAACGGGTACGCATACGCTGGTGATCCGGGACAACGGCGACACCGCCAGTCAAAGCTGGCTGGAATCGATCGTTCTGGACAACGGCGCGGCGCTGGACCAGGCCGATCCGCTGCCCAATCGACGCATCGAGTTTTACGGCGATTCCACGACATTCGCCTCGCCGCTCTCCGGTCCGAACGTCCCGGGACCGAACGACGACCCCAATGACGATCAGTTCTGGACCGCCAGCAGCTACAACGCCTACACCGGACAAACGGGCCGCAATCTGAACGCCGACTACCGGATCATCGGCAAGGGCGGCATTGGCGTGTCCTACGGCGCCGCCGGAACGCCGATGCTGTCCGTGTGGAACCGGCTGGCCTTCTCGACCGCCGAGCCGCTATACGATCTGACACAGTGGACGCCGGATGTGGTGGTCGTCGGTCTTGGACAGAACGACAAATCCTTCATCGGCCAGGGCGGATCCTACGATGTGGCGTATACCAAATTCGTCGCCGACTATCTGACTCAGGTGAGAAACCTGCGGACGGCTTACCCGAACGCCGTAATCGTCTGCATGAACACCACGATGACGGATCCGACATTCTTCGTGAGCCAGGACGGGATCAACGGTCCCTTCACCCACTTACAGACCGACTCCGAATTCGCGACGGCTCGCACTAACGGCAAGCTGCTCGTGCACACATTCACCCAGCAGGGATTTGGATTCCATCCCAAGGCCATCCAGCACAAGTTAATGGCGGACAGTCTGACCCAGTGGATCTCGAACGCCACCGGATGGAGCGCCGCCGCCGTGAGCGCGAACATCGCCAATGGAATCTACGCCCTGACGCCCTCATGCGCCACGGCCTGTCGTCTTGACGATTCCGCCGGCGGAACCACGAACGGCTCGAACGTGCAGATCTGGACGAACAACGGCCTCAACCCGCAGCGCTGGTACTTCACGCGTCTTTCCGATGGCTACTATAAGATCACCAGTCAGCAGGCGACTGGTCTTTGCGTGGATGTCAGCAATTCGGGGACGACGGACGGAACCAACGTCCAGCTTTACGCCGATAACGGCACGAGCGCGCAGGAATGGCTGGTCACGGATACGGGCAGCGGAACCTATAAGCTGAGCCCGAAATGCGCGCCGGGTGCGTGTCTGGATGTCAGCAACGCCTCTAGCGCGGCGGGGACGAACGTGCAGATCTGGACCGACAACGGAACCAACGCTCAGCGATGGACGTTCACCGCGTACTGA